In Cellvibrio polysaccharolyticus, a genomic segment contains:
- a CDS encoding glycosyl hydrolase family 18 protein, with protein MKIVIIKWISTLLLGIGISHTAYAVNCNNLPTWSGNQTYTTGNQVKHLGYGYTANYWTQGNDPASFSGNWQHWTNNGACDGGVTSSAASSASSTSAASSVQSSLVSSGNCPAYAAGSSYNAGTVVSNAGGNYTCTVPGWCSSPAAWAYAPGTGAHWTEAWSAGGSCGGTPGSSSASSVSSTPPVSSSSSSAASGNFELVGYWENWHWPILAPADVPNYTVLNISFPRINNDGSLTLTNADFTQNNPTAAQVAAAKAQGKKVLLSIGGATTPLVLATQAHEDNFVNSFMAIKNSLGLDGIDIDTEKGLYTAPNAQINETNPQYSADHLVRAIKRLKAHYGTSFLVTMAPETAHTIGAQLPGNWLGQYNWGVYLPLMNALRNEISWVQMQYYNSGSMPGRNGNFYNAATQDGLVAWTEALIEGFPIASTGVQYQGLPANKVVIGLPASNAPSAAGSGYTDPTVVKAAVRCLRTGNCGSGYKPAKTYPDLRGLMSWSVQEDRLVNYYFSNSVKACAVNNQCQ; from the coding sequence ATGAAAATAGTAATAATAAAGTGGATTTCAACGTTACTTCTTGGCATTGGCATCAGTCATACGGCCTATGCGGTTAATTGTAATAACCTGCCAACCTGGAGTGGCAACCAAACCTACACCACAGGCAACCAGGTCAAACACCTTGGCTATGGCTACACGGCCAATTACTGGACGCAAGGTAATGACCCGGCGAGCTTTTCCGGCAACTGGCAACATTGGACCAACAACGGCGCCTGTGATGGCGGGGTAACCTCCAGCGCAGCCAGCAGCGCAAGCTCAACCAGTGCAGCCTCTTCAGTGCAATCCAGCCTTGTTAGCAGCGGCAACTGTCCTGCCTATGCTGCCGGCAGCAGCTATAACGCCGGCACTGTAGTCTCCAACGCGGGCGGCAATTACACCTGCACGGTTCCCGGCTGGTGCTCATCACCTGCAGCATGGGCTTACGCGCCCGGTACCGGCGCTCATTGGACGGAAGCCTGGAGTGCGGGCGGTTCTTGCGGCGGCACTCCGGGTTCGAGCAGTGCGTCTTCGGTTTCCAGTACGCCGCCGGTCAGTTCAAGCAGCTCCAGTGCCGCCAGCGGCAATTTCGAACTGGTGGGATATTGGGAAAACTGGCACTGGCCGATTCTCGCACCGGCGGATGTTCCCAACTACACCGTGCTGAACATCTCCTTCCCCCGTATTAATAATGATGGCTCACTGACGCTGACCAACGCCGACTTCACCCAGAACAACCCTACCGCAGCCCAGGTTGCAGCCGCCAAGGCGCAGGGCAAGAAAGTCCTGCTGTCCATTGGCGGTGCCACTACGCCGCTGGTGCTGGCCACCCAGGCGCATGAGGATAATTTTGTAAATTCCTTTATGGCGATTAAAAACTCACTGGGGCTGGACGGCATTGATATTGATACCGAAAAAGGGCTGTACACCGCGCCGAATGCACAAATCAATGAAACCAATCCGCAATACTCGGCGGATCATCTGGTGCGCGCCATCAAACGCCTTAAAGCCCATTACGGCACCTCTTTCCTCGTCACCATGGCACCGGAGACCGCCCATACCATCGGCGCCCAGTTGCCCGGTAATTGGCTGGGTCAATACAACTGGGGCGTGTACTTGCCATTGATGAATGCGCTGCGCAATGAAATTTCCTGGGTGCAAATGCAGTATTACAACAGCGGCAGCATGCCCGGCCGCAATGGCAACTTCTATAACGCCGCCACTCAGGACGGGCTGGTCGCCTGGACAGAAGCGCTGATTGAAGGCTTCCCGATTGCCAGCACCGGCGTGCAATACCAGGGTTTGCCAGCCAATAAGGTGGTGATCGGTTTGCCAGCATCCAACGCGCCCAGTGCCGCAGGCAGTGGTTATACCGACCCCACCGTGGTTAAAGCAGCCGTGCGATGCCTGCGCACCGGTAATTGTGGCAGCGGTTATAAACCGGCAAAAACCTACCCGGATTTACGCGGTTTGATGAGCTGGTCCGTTCAGGAAGACCGTCTGGTGAACTATTACTTCTCGAACAGCGTGAAAGCCTGTGCGGTGAATAATCAATGCCAATAA
- a CDS encoding zinc ribbon-containing protein encodes MMSTERYQNPYHEETQNSSIHVTLQQGIEHDVGQLVSLELTAESMFQEEAALLGAYVREDLAEARTFWGELKEDFHTWEISAGEMLLSVADPSRTEWHRSGLWKSHEDEEFTDKEFHNRELPDRDLH; translated from the coding sequence ATGATGTCTACAGAACGTTATCAAAATCCTTATCACGAAGAGACTCAAAACTCATCAATCCATGTCACCCTGCAGCAGGGAATTGAGCACGATGTGGGGCAATTGGTATCACTTGAATTAACGGCTGAATCCATGTTTCAGGAAGAGGCTGCCTTGCTGGGCGCTTACGTGCGTGAAGACCTTGCCGAAGCGCGCACTTTCTGGGGAGAGCTGAAAGAAGACTTTCACACCTGGGAGATAAGCGCCGGTGAAATGCTGCTGTCGGTAGCCGACCCCAGCCGCACCGAATGGCATCGCAGTGGTTTATGGAAGAGTCACGAAGACGAAGAGTTTACCGATAAAGAATTCCATAACCGCGAATTGCCGGATAGAGATCTTCATTGA